The following proteins come from a genomic window of Mycolicibacterium rufum:
- a CDS encoding class I SAM-dependent methyltransferase has translation MSSLRTDNDTWDITSSVGATAVMVAAARAAETERPDALIRDPYAKILIADAGTGVWGLMLDDDFVTTVSASDPEVAAMFENMKNYQAVRTHFFDAYFSAAVDAGIRQVVILASGLDSRAFRLPWPAGTTVFEIDQPKVLEYKAETLAAHDANPTADRRAVAIDLRQDWPAALTEAGFDPTQPTAWLAEGLLMYLPADAQDRLFGQITELSAPGSRIAAESMGLHAPDRRERMRERFARITAQFDVEPMDITELTYDDADRAEVADWLNAHGWQAQAIASQEEMKRLDRYIEVADDDGESFSTFTTATRR, from the coding sequence ATGAGCTCTCTGCGCACCGACAACGACACCTGGGACATCACCTCCAGCGTCGGCGCCACCGCCGTCATGGTCGCCGCCGCCCGAGCCGCCGAGACCGAACGTCCCGACGCCCTCATCCGTGACCCCTACGCCAAGATCCTCATCGCCGACGCCGGCACCGGGGTGTGGGGCCTGATGCTCGACGACGACTTCGTCACCACCGTCTCCGCGTCCGACCCCGAGGTCGCCGCGATGTTCGAGAACATGAAGAACTACCAGGCGGTGCGCACCCACTTCTTCGACGCGTACTTCTCCGCCGCGGTCGACGCCGGCATCCGCCAGGTCGTGATCCTGGCGTCCGGCCTCGACTCCCGCGCGTTCCGGCTGCCGTGGCCAGCGGGCACCACGGTCTTCGAGATCGACCAGCCCAAGGTGCTCGAGTACAAGGCCGAGACGCTCGCCGCGCACGACGCCAACCCGACGGCCGACCGCCGCGCCGTGGCGATCGACCTGCGGCAGGACTGGCCGGCCGCGCTGACCGAGGCCGGGTTCGACCCCACGCAGCCGACGGCGTGGCTGGCCGAGGGGCTGTTGATGTACCTGCCCGCCGACGCGCAGGATCGGCTGTTCGGCCAGATCACCGAGCTGAGCGCGCCCGGAAGCCGCATCGCCGCGGAGTCGATGGGGCTGCACGCCCCCGACCGCCGAGAGCGGATGCGGGAACGGTTCGCCCGGATCACCGCGCAGTTCGACGTCGAGCCGATGGACATCACCGAGCTGACCTACGACGACGCCGACCGTGCCGAGGTGGCCGACTGGCTGAACGCGCACGGCTGGCAGGCCCAGGCGATCGCCTCGCAGGAGGAGATGAAGCGGCTCGATCGCTACATCGAGGTCGCCGACGACGACGGCGAATCGTTCTCCACGTTCACCACCGCGACGCGGCGCTGA
- a CDS encoding TetR/AcrR family transcriptional regulator — translation MPYTASRGPGRPPAAKAAETRERILGAAREVFSELGYDAATFQAIAIRADLTRPAINHYFASKRVLWAEVVEQTNTSIVSAGVARAHERTGLVDRLAAFLSATTQADTEDRSAAAFLVTSVLETQRHPELVSDEHDPLKNSRAFVTWAVNDAIERGELSSDTDVSHLVEMLVAVLWGMGFYAGFVGDGAALGAVVHKLELLLANKLWHLG, via the coding sequence ATGCCGTATACGGCGAGTAGAGGACCGGGTCGTCCCCCCGCAGCCAAGGCCGCCGAGACGCGGGAGCGCATTCTGGGTGCTGCTCGCGAGGTGTTCAGCGAACTGGGCTACGACGCCGCGACGTTCCAGGCCATCGCGATCCGCGCCGATCTGACCCGTCCGGCGATCAACCATTACTTCGCCAGCAAACGCGTGCTGTGGGCCGAGGTGGTCGAGCAGACCAACACGTCCATTGTTAGCGCGGGTGTGGCCCGGGCGCACGAGCGCACCGGACTGGTCGACCGGCTGGCGGCTTTCCTGTCGGCCACCACGCAGGCCGACACCGAGGACCGCTCCGCGGCGGCGTTTCTCGTCACCTCGGTGCTGGAGACGCAGCGCCACCCCGAACTGGTCAGCGATGAGCACGACCCGTTGAAGAACTCGCGGGCCTTCGTCACCTGGGCCGTCAACGACGCGATCGAACGCGGCGAGCTGAGCTCCGACACCGACGTCAGCCACCTGGTGGAGATGCTGGTGGCCGTGCTGTGGGGGATGGGCTTCTACGCCGGTTTCGTCGGCGACGGGGCGGCGCTGGGCGCGGTGGTGCACAAACTCGAACTGCTGCTGGCCAACAAGCTCTGGCATCTGGGCTAG
- a CDS encoding TetR/AcrR family transcriptional regulator, producing MGAVGSRESFFNAGFDVLAELGYGGLKLAEVCQRLGVTSGSFYHYFSSWSDYTRQLVAHWHEGMTVRVVEAVRDEPDPRRRVDKLIKGALELPHGAEAAIRVWGSIDPHVRAVQAAVDHQRFDAVVESALQVLGSRRQAEMFASWSVYLLVGYEQALLPRNPDGLEWLVTQLLDSLDAGRFRSVPDGD from the coding sequence ATGGGGGCGGTCGGGTCGCGGGAATCGTTTTTCAACGCTGGTTTCGACGTGCTCGCCGAGCTCGGCTACGGCGGGCTGAAGCTGGCCGAGGTGTGCCAGCGCCTGGGGGTCACCAGCGGGTCGTTCTATCACTACTTCTCCAGCTGGTCGGACTACACGCGTCAGCTCGTCGCGCACTGGCACGAGGGCATGACGGTGCGCGTCGTCGAGGCGGTCCGCGACGAACCCGACCCCCGGCGACGCGTCGACAAGCTGATCAAGGGTGCGCTGGAACTGCCGCACGGCGCCGAGGCCGCGATCCGGGTGTGGGGTTCCATCGACCCGCACGTGCGGGCGGTGCAGGCCGCGGTGGACCATCAGCGTTTCGACGCCGTCGTCGAGTCGGCGTTGCAGGTGCTGGGCAGCAGGCGGCAGGCTGAGATGTTCGCGTCGTGGTCGGTCTACCTGCTCGTGGGATACGAGCAGGCACTGCTGCCCCGCAACCCGGACGGATTGGAGTGGCTCGTGACGCAGTTGCTCGACAGCCTCGACGCCGGTCGGTTCCGGTCGGTGCCCGACGGTGACTGA
- a CDS encoding FUSC family protein produces the protein MHQRDPDNDALRRAVRAAATVPVAAAVSFAIAGGNSQTPLFTLFGSVALLVFSDFPGNRQNRAVAYAGLGLNGMVNIALGTLIAPYPWPAVTLMFVLGVAVTFSGVLSETVAAGQRATLLTFVLPACTPPGPIGERLLGWTIALAVCVPAALFVLPPRHHGELRRRAARACRILADRIDGTATADDVRRAMDALRETFLGADFRPVGLTAGSRALVRVVDDLEWVSERVGQDTGVTLRDRNAVVHVLRCAAAVLRISRRTDRQVARMDLDAALEALRTTARGRWREDLDEILSAPDDERAVALGRELLRRRTIAAMIGATGRIIAAAAAADARPVWARALGRRLPPTGASDRLLPETVAAAQITSGFVANRSVAVRNSLRTGLGLAIAVAITHLFPVEHGFWVVLGALSVLRSSALSTGTRVWRAVIGTGIGFLLGALLIGLVGVDPAVLWVLMPFAVFGSAYVPEIASFTAAQAAFTMMVLIFFNLIVPTGWQVGLIRVEDVVVGALVGVVVSVLLWPRGATASVTRAIHSARAIFARYLWAAVLRITRGAYEERTDEVATLSHNALAASRVIDDAVRQYLSESGAETDFRAPVVRSFNRALRLRAAADLIADIPTPPPLAAYPTVRKVVESHAEAICERVAGRPDPERPRAPISDDFVRALRAEMRASTPRDDLGVSAALPLLTVAALLGELELIYPLST, from the coding sequence ATGCACCAGCGCGACCCCGACAACGACGCGCTGCGCCGCGCGGTCCGCGCCGCCGCGACGGTCCCGGTCGCCGCGGCGGTCAGTTTCGCGATCGCCGGCGGTAACTCCCAGACCCCGTTGTTCACCCTGTTCGGGTCGGTGGCGTTGCTGGTGTTCTCCGACTTCCCCGGTAACAGGCAGAACCGGGCTGTCGCGTACGCGGGGCTCGGCCTGAACGGCATGGTGAACATCGCGCTCGGCACGCTCATCGCGCCGTATCCGTGGCCGGCGGTGACGCTGATGTTCGTCCTCGGGGTCGCGGTGACGTTCTCGGGTGTGTTGAGCGAGACCGTCGCCGCGGGGCAGCGGGCGACCCTGCTGACGTTCGTGCTGCCCGCCTGCACGCCGCCGGGCCCGATCGGGGAACGGCTGCTGGGCTGGACGATCGCGCTCGCCGTGTGCGTGCCTGCCGCGCTGTTCGTGCTGCCGCCGCGCCATCACGGTGAACTGCGTCGCCGGGCGGCGCGCGCCTGCCGCATCCTGGCCGACCGGATCGACGGGACGGCGACGGCCGACGACGTGCGGCGTGCGATGGATGCGCTGCGAGAGACGTTCCTGGGTGCGGACTTTCGGCCGGTCGGGCTGACCGCGGGCAGCAGGGCGCTGGTGCGTGTGGTCGACGACCTGGAGTGGGTGTCCGAGCGGGTCGGGCAGGACACCGGTGTCACGCTGCGCGACCGCAATGCGGTGGTGCATGTGCTGCGCTGCGCGGCTGCGGTGCTGCGCATCTCGCGGCGGACCGACCGGCAGGTGGCCCGCATGGATCTGGATGCAGCGCTCGAGGCATTGCGCACCACCGCGCGGGGCCGATGGCGGGAGGATCTCGACGAGATCCTGAGCGCGCCCGACGACGAGCGTGCCGTCGCGTTGGGTCGCGAGCTGCTGCGGCGCCGGACCATCGCCGCGATGATCGGCGCGACTGGCCGCATCATCGCCGCCGCGGCGGCCGCGGATGCCCGGCCGGTGTGGGCCCGCGCCCTGGGCAGGCGGCTGCCGCCGACCGGCGCGTCGGACCGCCTGCTCCCGGAAACCGTTGCCGCAGCGCAGATCACGTCGGGCTTCGTGGCGAATCGCTCGGTCGCGGTGCGCAACAGTCTGCGCACCGGGCTGGGGCTCGCCATCGCGGTGGCGATCACCCACCTCTTCCCCGTCGAACACGGGTTCTGGGTGGTGCTGGGCGCGCTGTCGGTGTTGCGCAGCAGCGCGCTGAGCACCGGCACCCGGGTGTGGCGCGCGGTGATCGGGACCGGCATCGGCTTCCTGCTGGGCGCGCTGCTCATCGGTCTGGTCGGGGTAGATCCGGCGGTGCTGTGGGTGCTGATGCCGTTCGCCGTCTTCGGCTCGGCGTACGTCCCGGAGATCGCGTCGTTCACCGCCGCCCAGGCGGCGTTCACGATGATGGTGCTGATCTTCTTCAACCTGATCGTGCCCACCGGGTGGCAGGTCGGGTTGATCCGGGTGGAGGACGTCGTGGTCGGCGCGCTGGTCGGTGTGGTGGTGTCGGTACTGCTGTGGCCGCGGGGGGCGACGGCGTCGGTCACCCGCGCGATCCACTCGGCGCGGGCGATCTTCGCCCGGTACCTGTGGGCCGCGGTGCTGCGCATCACGCGCGGCGCCTACGAGGAACGCACCGACGAGGTGGCGACGCTGAGCCACAACGCGCTCGCCGCGTCTCGCGTCATCGATGATGCTGTGCGGCAATATCTCTCGGAGAGCGGGGCCGAGACGGACTTCCGCGCGCCGGTGGTCCGGTCGTTCAACCGGGCGCTCCGGTTACGGGCGGCCGCCGACCTGATCGCCGACATCCCGACCCCGCCGCCGCTGGCCGCCTACCCCACTGTCCGGAAGGTGGTCGAGTCCCACGCGGAGGCGATCTGCGAGCGGGTCGCGGGCCGCCCCGACCCCGAGCGCCCGCGGGCACCGATCAGCGACGACTTCGTGCGCGCGTTGCGCGCGGAGATGCGCGCCAGCACGCCCCGAGACGACCTCGGTGTGTCAGCGGCACTGCCGCTGCTCACGGTCGCGGCGCTGCTGGGCGAACTGGAGTTGATCTACCCGCTCTCAACGTGA
- a CDS encoding pirin family protein: protein MPAITADTLTLPRIAAPAPDDTQRPVRSVTTGPRGYEGEGFPVVRAFAGVSARDLDPFVHMDQMGEVEYQPGEPRGTDWHPHRGFETVTYMIDGRFAHQDSHGGGGLITDGATQWMTAGSGILHIETPPAELVESGGVFHGIQLWVNLPRTDKFAAPRYQSIEGPQVGLRSSADGGALVRVIAGDIDGASGPGMTYTPITLAHATVQPGARLDLPWNRDFNALVYVLSGRGSVGPVDHPIEQGQLAVLGPGDRITVAAAPTQESHRPALEVLLLGGKPIREPVFQYGPFVMNSKSELIAAVEDFNAGRFGSIPPNALMPHRPSR, encoded by the coding sequence ATGCCCGCGATCACCGCCGACACCCTGACCCTGCCCCGCATCGCCGCGCCCGCCCCCGACGACACCCAGCGCCCCGTGCGCTCGGTGACGACCGGACCCCGTGGCTACGAAGGCGAGGGCTTCCCCGTGGTGCGCGCCTTCGCCGGGGTCAGCGCCCGCGACCTCGATCCGTTCGTCCACATGGACCAGATGGGCGAGGTGGAGTACCAGCCCGGCGAACCGCGCGGCACCGACTGGCACCCGCACCGCGGCTTCGAGACCGTCACCTACATGATCGACGGCCGCTTCGCCCACCAGGATTCGCACGGCGGCGGCGGGCTCATCACCGACGGCGCCACCCAGTGGATGACCGCAGGCTCCGGAATCCTGCACATCGAGACGCCGCCGGCGGAACTGGTCGAGAGCGGTGGGGTGTTCCACGGCATCCAGCTGTGGGTGAACCTGCCGCGCACCGATAAGTTCGCCGCGCCCCGCTACCAGTCGATCGAGGGCCCGCAGGTCGGTCTGCGGTCCTCCGCCGACGGCGGAGCGCTGGTGCGCGTGATCGCCGGCGACATCGACGGCGCGTCCGGACCCGGCATGACGTACACGCCGATCACGCTGGCACACGCCACCGTCCAGCCCGGCGCCCGGCTCGACCTGCCGTGGAACCGCGACTTCAACGCGCTCGTCTACGTGCTCTCCGGACGCGGCTCGGTCGGTCCCGTCGACCATCCGATCGAGCAGGGCCAGCTCGCCGTGCTCGGCCCCGGCGACCGCATCACGGTCGCTGCCGCGCCCACCCAGGAGTCACACCGGCCCGCCCTCGAGGTCCTGCTGCTCGGCGGCAAGCCGATCCGTGAGCCCGTGTTCCAGTACGGCCCGTTCGTGATGAACTCCAAATCTGAGCTCATCGCCGCCGTCGAGGACTTCAACGCCGGACGGTTCGGGTCGATCCCGCCGAATGCGCTGATGCCGCACCGCCCGTCACGTTGA
- the ptsP gene encoding phosphoenolpyruvate--protein phosphotransferase, producing MFGFTPERVDLSTFSCNLVHMTATSSLSSQSSTSPAPGTVLHGVPVVAGVAYAPVIRPGRLPEVDVSGLADVAEADRPAEGERFTAAAATVAGRLRDRAAHATGAASEVLAATATLAQDRGWLGAAEKRIKDGAPAVSAVNGAIDQFVEMFTKLGGLMAERVTDLRDIRDRVIAELNGLPEPGVPLPDAPSVLCAEDLAPADTAGLDPTLIVALATTLGGPTSHTAIIARQLGIPCVVAVHGLDDVPAGATVLVDGTLGTVTVTPEEAAAKDAVAEAERVAAAAAGWSGPGATADGHQVSVLANVQDGAAARAARETPAEGVGLFRTELCFLNTDTEPTVDEQAQIYGEVLEAFAGRKVVIRTLDAGSDKPLKFAGHPDEANPALGVRGIRIAENNPGLLHHQLDAIAAAAEKSGEQPWVMAPMIATAAEAESFAAQARSRGLTPGVMIEVPAAALLADRILEHVDFLSIGTNDLAQYTMAADRMSADLATLTDPWQPAVVALVAMTVRAGAAVGKPVGVCGEAAADPLLACVLTGLGVTSLSAAAAAVQGVGAKLAQVTLQQCREAAEAVLGTASAADARAAALAVLG from the coding sequence ATGTTTGGTTTTACTCCTGAACGTGTTGACTTGTCAACGTTTTCTTGTAACCTGGTTCACATGACCGCGACGTCTTCGCTCAGCTCACAGAGCTCGACTTCTCCTGCTCCCGGCACCGTTCTGCACGGCGTCCCCGTCGTCGCCGGAGTGGCGTACGCACCCGTGATCCGTCCCGGCCGACTCCCCGAGGTCGACGTCAGCGGCCTCGCCGACGTCGCCGAGGCCGACCGGCCGGCCGAGGGCGAACGCTTCACCGCCGCGGCGGCCACCGTGGCCGGACGCCTGCGCGACCGTGCCGCCCACGCCACCGGGGCCGCGTCCGAGGTGCTGGCCGCGACGGCCACCCTCGCCCAGGACCGCGGCTGGCTCGGCGCGGCGGAGAAGCGGATCAAAGACGGTGCGCCCGCGGTCAGCGCGGTCAACGGCGCGATCGACCAGTTCGTCGAGATGTTCACCAAGCTCGGCGGACTGATGGCCGAGCGGGTGACCGACCTGCGCGACATCCGCGATCGCGTGATCGCCGAACTCAACGGCCTGCCCGAGCCCGGTGTGCCGCTGCCCGACGCGCCGTCGGTGCTGTGCGCCGAGGATCTCGCGCCAGCCGACACCGCGGGCCTGGACCCCACGCTGATCGTCGCGCTGGCCACCACGCTGGGCGGGCCCACCAGCCACACCGCGATCATCGCCCGCCAACTCGGCATCCCGTGCGTCGTCGCCGTGCACGGACTGGACGACGTGCCCGCCGGCGCGACGGTGCTGGTCGACGGAACCCTCGGCACCGTCACCGTGACGCCCGAGGAAGCGGCGGCCAAGGACGCCGTCGCCGAGGCCGAACGCGTCGCCGCGGCGGCCGCCGGCTGGTCCGGGCCCGGCGCGACCGCCGACGGTCATCAGGTCTCCGTGCTGGCCAACGTGCAGGACGGCGCCGCGGCCCGCGCCGCGCGAGAGACGCCGGCCGAAGGGGTCGGCCTCTTCCGCACCGAGCTGTGCTTCCTGAACACCGACACCGAGCCGACCGTCGACGAGCAGGCCCAGATCTACGGCGAGGTACTCGAGGCGTTCGCCGGCCGCAAGGTCGTGATCCGCACGCTCGACGCCGGCTCGGACAAGCCGTTGAAGTTCGCCGGCCACCCCGACGAGGCCAACCCGGCGCTCGGCGTGCGCGGCATCCGGATCGCCGAGAACAATCCCGGCCTGCTGCACCACCAACTCGACGCGATCGCGGCGGCGGCGGAGAAGTCCGGGGAGCAGCCGTGGGTGATGGCGCCCATGATCGCCACCGCTGCGGAAGCGGAGTCCTTTGCCGCCCAGGCCCGTTCGCGGGGCCTGACACCCGGCGTGATGATCGAGGTGCCCGCGGCCGCCCTGCTGGCCGACCGGATCCTCGAGCACGTCGACTTCCTGTCGATCGGCACCAACGACCTCGCGCAGTACACGATGGCCGCCGACCGGATGTCGGCCGACCTGGCCACCCTCACCGATCCGTGGCAGCCCGCGGTGGTCGCGCTCGTCGCGATGACCGTGCGCGCCGGCGCCGCCGTCGGCAAGCCCGTCGGCGTCTGCGGCGAGGCCGCGGCCGATCCGCTGCTGGCGTGCGTGCTCACCGGCCTGGGGGTCACGTCGCTGTCCGCCGCGGCCGCCGCCGTGCAGGGCGTCGGGGCGAAGCTGGCGCAGGTGACGCTGCAGCAGTGCCGCGAGGCCGCCGAGGCCGTGCTCGGCACGGCGAGCGCCGCCGACGCCCGGGCCGCCGCGCTGGCCGTGCTCGGCTAA
- a CDS encoding DeoR/GlpR family DNA-binding transcription regulator, with the protein MYPEERQQAIASLVMSKGRASVTELAQAYDVTTETVRRDLAVLDKAGIVRRVHGGAVPVRALHLVEPGVGERDVTRAEHKDAIAAAAAEFFPLSGASVLLDAGTTTMRIAAHLPTDRDLVVVTNSVPIAARLATMPTVSLQLLGGRVRGVTQAAVGEQTLRVLDTLRVDIAFIGTNAISIRHGLSTPDSEEAAVKRAMVRAANYVVVAADSSKVGREDFVSFAPITSVDTLITDPEISATDRAELTDQGLEIICAGDHQ; encoded by the coding sequence ATGTACCCCGAAGAGCGGCAGCAAGCCATCGCCTCCCTGGTGATGTCGAAGGGCCGCGCCTCGGTGACCGAGCTGGCGCAGGCCTACGACGTCACCACCGAGACGGTGCGGCGCGACCTGGCAGTGCTGGACAAGGCCGGCATCGTGCGCCGGGTGCACGGCGGCGCGGTTCCGGTGCGCGCGCTGCACCTCGTCGAACCCGGAGTCGGCGAGCGCGACGTCACCCGCGCCGAGCACAAGGACGCCATCGCCGCCGCGGCGGCCGAGTTCTTCCCCCTCAGTGGCGCGAGCGTGCTGCTCGACGCCGGCACCACGACGATGCGGATCGCCGCGCACCTGCCGACCGACCGCGACCTGGTGGTCGTCACCAACTCGGTGCCGATCGCGGCGCGGCTGGCCACCATGCCGACCGTGTCGCTGCAGTTGCTCGGCGGACGGGTCCGCGGCGTCACCCAGGCGGCCGTCGGTGAACAGACGCTGCGGGTGCTGGACACCCTGCGGGTCGACATCGCGTTCATCGGCACCAACGCGATCAGCATCCGGCACGGCCTGTCCACCCCCGACAGCGAGGAGGCGGCGGTCAAGCGGGCCATGGTGCGCGCGGCCAACTACGTCGTCGTCGCCGCCGACTCGTCGAAGGTCGGCCGCGAGGACTTCGTCAGCTTCGCGCCGATCACCAGTGTCGACACCCTCATCACCGACCCCGAGATCAGCGCCACCGACCGCGCCGAACTGACCGACCAGGGACTCGAAATCATCTGCGCAGGAGATCACCAGTGA
- the pfkB gene encoding 1-phosphofructokinase produces MIVTVTPNPSIDRTVTLPSTLTRGAVHRVTSVTSQAGGKGVNVARALTLAGIEALAVLPAAGNDPLITALETAAVSFQVVPTAEPARTNLTITEPDGTTTKINEPGATLDEATVGALTDAVLAAADGADWVVMSGSLPPGMPASWYGHVVALLSSRPCRVAVDTSDAPLAALVGSLERGAPDLIKPNAEELASVLGLSPDSLENAVAQGDPEPVVRAARQLIDRGIGAVLATLGAEGAVLVDANGAWMATPPPIVPRSTVGAGDSSLAGYVRAEVGGAVPPQRLQMAVAYGSAAAALPGTTLPTPAQIDLAAVQVSPISPIPATQ; encoded by the coding sequence GTGATCGTCACCGTCACGCCCAACCCGAGCATCGACCGCACGGTCACGCTGCCGTCCACGCTGACGCGCGGCGCCGTGCACCGCGTCACCTCGGTCACCAGCCAGGCCGGCGGCAAGGGCGTCAATGTCGCCCGCGCGCTCACCCTCGCCGGCATCGAGGCGCTCGCCGTCCTGCCGGCGGCCGGGAACGACCCGCTGATCACCGCGCTCGAGACAGCGGCGGTGTCGTTCCAGGTGGTGCCCACCGCCGAACCCGCCCGCACCAACCTGACCATCACCGAGCCCGACGGCACCACCACCAAGATCAACGAGCCGGGCGCGACGCTCGACGAGGCGACCGTCGGAGCGCTGACCGACGCCGTCCTCGCCGCCGCCGACGGCGCCGACTGGGTGGTGATGTCGGGTTCGCTGCCGCCGGGGATGCCGGCCTCCTGGTACGGCCACGTGGTCGCGTTGCTGTCCTCGCGCCCCTGCCGCGTCGCCGTCGACACCTCCGACGCGCCGCTGGCCGCCCTGGTCGGCTCGCTGGAGCGCGGCGCCCCGGATCTGATCAAGCCGAACGCAGAGGAACTCGCCAGTGTGCTGGGGCTCTCCCCCGATTCACTGGAAAACGCTGTCGCGCAGGGTGATCCGGAGCCGGTGGTGCGCGCGGCCCGGCAGCTCATCGACCGCGGCATCGGCGCGGTGCTGGCCACTCTCGGTGCCGAGGGTGCGGTGCTGGTCGACGCCAACGGCGCCTGGATGGCCACCCCGCCGCCGATCGTTCCGCGCAGCACCGTCGGCGCGGGCGACTCGTCACTGGCCGGCTATGTCCGCGCCGAGGTGGGTGGCGCCGTGCCGCCGCAGCGGCTGCAGATGGCCGTCGCCTACGGCAGCGCCGCCGCGGCGCTTCCGGGCACCACGCTGCCCACCCCCGCCCAGATCGACCTCGCCGCCGTGCAGGTCTCGCCCATCTCACCGATTCCCGCCACCCAGTAA
- a CDS encoding PTS fructose transporter subunit IIABC, protein MTSSTTSPPIITSDLVLLDTAVDGDKQAVIARMVGSLAAAGRTNDADGLVGAAMAREQQSATGLPGGIAIPHCRSPYVDTPTIGFARLSPAVDFGAPDGPADLAFLIAAPDSGGQEHMKLLSSLARALVRKDFVESLRNASSADEVVSLVDGVVNPAPAAAAPATPAPAAAPAEKPAAKTLIAITACPTGIAHTYMAADALAAAAKEAGVTMVVETQGSSGSTPVPAETIAKADAVIFATDVGVKDRGRFAGKPVIASGVKRAINEPAKMVAEAVAAADDPNAPRVEGSAAGAAASSAPAGGVGWGTRTRQILLTGVSYMIPFVAAGGLLIALGFLFAGYEIANKPDGATQSLGNIIALNNSLTNLPSGGFTQYLGAILFSLGGLAFSFLVPALAGYISFAIADRPGIAPGFTAGALAVFVGGGFIGGIVGGVIAGFAALWISGLKVPQWFRGLMPVVITPLGASLVVGLIMFFLVGRPLALINTGLTNWLSGLSGTSAILLGVILGLMMCFDLGGPVNKAAYAFATAGLAASTTASFQVMAAVMAAGMVPPLAMALATTVRPGLFSEPERENGRAAWLLGASFISEGAIPFAAADPLRVIPSMMFGGAVTGALSMAFGATSRAPHGGIFVLFAIDNKLGFVIALLAGTVAAAVAVVAAKQFIQPGAKKAERELAAAAA, encoded by the coding sequence ATGACAAGCTCCACCACCTCTCCACCGATCATCACCAGCGATCTGGTCCTGCTCGACACCGCCGTCGACGGTGACAAGCAAGCGGTCATCGCCCGCATGGTGGGCAGCCTCGCCGCGGCGGGACGCACCAACGACGCCGACGGACTCGTGGGCGCGGCGATGGCGCGCGAACAGCAGTCGGCCACCGGACTGCCCGGCGGCATCGCGATTCCGCACTGCCGGTCGCCCTACGTCGACACCCCGACCATCGGCTTCGCCCGGCTGAGCCCCGCCGTCGACTTCGGCGCCCCGGACGGTCCCGCCGACCTCGCGTTCCTGATCGCCGCGCCCGACTCCGGCGGCCAGGAGCACATGAAGCTGCTGTCCAGCCTGGCACGGGCGTTGGTGCGCAAGGACTTCGTGGAGTCGCTGCGCAACGCGTCGTCGGCCGACGAGGTCGTCAGCCTGGTCGACGGCGTGGTCAACCCCGCACCCGCCGCCGCAGCCCCGGCCACCCCCGCGCCCGCGGCGGCGCCCGCCGAGAAGCCGGCCGCCAAGACGCTGATCGCGATCACCGCCTGCCCCACCGGTATCGCCCACACCTACATGGCCGCCGACGCCCTGGCCGCCGCGGCCAAGGAAGCCGGAGTGACGATGGTCGTGGAGACGCAGGGCTCCTCGGGCAGCACCCCGGTGCCCGCCGAGACCATCGCCAAGGCCGACGCGGTCATCTTCGCCACGGACGTGGGCGTCAAGGACCGTGGCCGGTTCGCCGGCAAGCCCGTCATCGCCTCGGGCGTGAAGCGGGCGATCAACGAGCCGGCCAAGATGGTCGCCGAAGCCGTTGCCGCAGCCGATGATCCGAACGCGCCGCGGGTCGAGGGCTCGGCGGCCGGCGCTGCGGCCAGCTCCGCGCCGGCAGGCGGCGTCGGCTGGGGCACCCGCACCCGGCAGATCCTGCTGACCGGCGTCAGCTACATGATCCCGTTCGTCGCCGCGGGTGGTCTGCTGATCGCGCTGGGCTTCCTGTTCGCGGGCTACGAGATCGCGAACAAGCCCGACGGTGCGACGCAGTCACTGGGCAACATCATCGCGCTCAACAACTCGCTCACCAACCTGCCCAGCGGCGGGTTCACCCAGTACCTGGGTGCGATTCTGTTCAGTCTCGGCGGTCTGGCGTTCAGCTTCCTGGTGCCCGCACTGGCCGGCTACATCTCGTTCGCGATCGCCGACCGACCCGGCATCGCGCCCGGGTTCACCGCGGGGGCGCTGGCCGTGTTCGTCGGCGGCGGCTTCATCGGCGGCATCGTCGGCGGCGTCATCGCCGGCTTCGCGGCGCTGTGGATCAGCGGTCTCAAAGTGCCGCAATGGTTCCGCGGGCTGATGCCGGTGGTCATCACACCGCTGGGCGCGTCCCTGGTCGTGGGTCTCATCATGTTCTTCCTGGTGGGTCGTCCGCTCGCACTGATCAACACCGGCCTCACCAACTGGCTCAGCGGACTGTCCGGGACCTCGGCGATCCTGCTCGGTGTCATCCTCGGCCTGATGATGTGCTTCGACCTCGGCGGCCCGGTGAACAAGGCGGCCTACGCCTTCGCCACCGCCGGCCTGGCCGCGTCGACCACCGCGTCGTTCCAGGTGATGGCCGCGGTGATGGCCGCGGGCATGGTGCCGCCGCTGGCGATGGCGCTGGCCACCACGGTGCGGCCCGGGCTGTTCAGTGAGCCCGAACGGGAGAACGGCCGTGCCGCATGGCTTCTCGGGGCGTCGTTCATCTCCGAGGGCGCCATCCCGTTCGCCGCGGCCGACCCGCTGCGCGTCATCCCGTCGATGATGTTCGGCGGCGCCGTCACCGGCGCGCTGTCCATGGCCTTCGGCGCGACGTCGCGGGCGCCGCACGGCGGCATCTTCGTGCTGTTCGCCATCGACAACAAGCTCGGCTTCGTCATCGCGCTGCTGGCCGGCACGGTGGCGGCCGCGGTGGCCGTCGTCGCGGCCAAGCAGTTCATCCAACCCGGCGCCAAGAAGGCCGAGCGCGAGCTCGCGGCCGCCGCGGCCTGA